A genomic window from Gossypium hirsutum isolate 1008001.06 chromosome D12, Gossypium_hirsutum_v2.1, whole genome shotgun sequence includes:
- the LOC121224156 gene encoding palmitoyl-acyl carrier protein thioesterase, chloroplastic-like, whose amino-acid sequence MWMSGLLSNGFGATHGMMRNNLIWVVSRMHVQVDHYPIWGEVIEIDTWVGASGKNGMRRDWVIRSQASGSTYARATSTWVMMNEQTRRLSKMPDEVRDEISPWFIQKQAINEAVPDKIVKLGDKAKHVNSDLKPKRSDLDMNQHVNNVKYVRWMLETIPDKFLERHQLSSIILEYRRECGSSEVVQSLCQPDEDESFANGVQQNLLTNKVLVGGNGRLGSLDINVLTYGYTHLLQTQNEEIVRGRTRWNRKICTGL is encoded by the exons ATGTGGATGTCTGGACTTCTAAGCAATGGATTTGGGGCCACACATGGAATGATGAGGAACAATCTCATTTGGGTGGTCTCAAGAATGCACGTCCAAGTCGATCACTATCCCATATG GGGAGAGGTAATCGAAATCGACACGTGGGTTGGAGCATCAGGGAAGAATGGGATGAGGCGAGACTGGGTAATCAGGAGTCAAGCCTCCGGCAGCACTTACGCACGTGCCACTAG CACTTGGGTAATGATGAACGAGCAAACACGGCGACTCTCAAAGATGCCGGATGAAGTGAGAGATGAAATTTCTCCTTGGTTTATACAGAAACAAGCAATCAACGAAGCTGTTCCCGACAAAATTGTCAAGTTGGGTGATAAAGCAAAACATGTGAACTCTGACTTGAAG CCAAAGAGGAGTGATTTGGACATGAACCAGCATGTAAATAATGTGAAGTATGTAAGATGGATGCTGGAG ACAATCCCTGACAAGTTTTTGGAGCGTCATCAGCTATCTAGTATTATACTAGAATATAGAAGGGAATGTGGGAGTTCAGAAGTAGTTCAATCACTCTGCCAACCAGATGAAGATGAAAGCTTCGCAAATGGAGTGCAACAGAATCTACTTACAAATAAGGTGTTGGTGGGAGGAAATGGACGCCTGGGCTCCCTGGACATCAACGTATTGACTTACGGATATACACATCTCCTCCAGACTCAAAATGAAGAGATCGTAAGAGGACGGACCAGGTGGAATAGAAAGATTTGTACGGGTCTTTAA
- the LOC121224552 gene encoding acyl-[acyl-carrier-protein] hydrolase FATB3, chloroplastic-like: MFTFSCPVSFSITCSSSNGNIQNHGDYRVNINVNGSSCTRRPIKHHTLLNEVDVKEGSTSLSAIQFLENGHISEEKIRRRIPRQKQLVDPYRQGLITERGVGYRQTVVVRSYEVGPDKTATLESLLNLFQVIN, translated from the coding sequence ATGTTTACTTTCTCTTGTCCAGTCTCCTTTTCCATCACTTGTTCTAGTTCGAATGGTAATATTCAAAACCATGGAGATTACAGAGTGAATATCAACGTTAATGGGAGTAGTTGTACAAGGAGGCCCATTAAGCATCATACATTATTGAATGAAGTTGATGTAAAAGAAGGTTCCACTTCACTCAGTGCTATCCAGTTCCTTGAAAACGGGCACATAAGCGAAGAGAAGATTCGGCGGAGAATTCCGAGGCAGAAGCAGCTGGTTGATCCATACCGTCAAGGCCTAATCACTGAAAGGGGAGTTGGGTATAGACAGACGGTAGTCGTCCGCTCTTACGAAGTTGGCCCTGATAAAACTGCTACATTGGAAAGCCTCCTCAACCTTTTCCAGgtgattaattaa
- the LOC121224155 gene encoding CDP-diacylglycerol--serine O-phosphatidyltransferase 1 — translation MESNGHRRVRRREHLVRENGDTGLSYSIDELDPWTAWAYKPRTISLLFVGACFLIWASGALDPESSESGDLVTSVKRGVWAMIAVFLAYCLLQAPSTVLIRPHPAIWRLVHGMAVVYLVALTFLLFQKRDDARQFMKFLHPDLGVELPERSYGADCRIYIPENPTSRFKNVYETLFDEFVVAHIFGWWGKAILIRNQPLLWVLSIGFELMEFTFRHMLPNFNECWWDSIILDILTCNWFGIWAGMHTVRYFDGKTYEWVGISRQPNIIGKVKRTLGQFTPAQWDKDEWHPLLGPMRFVQVLSLCIVFLTVELNTFFLKFCLWIPPRNPVIVYRLILWWLIAIPTIREYNSYLQDRKPVKKVGAFCWLSLAICIVELLIGIKFGHGLYPKAMPHWLVIFWLSIGVTLVSFILIWSWKLQRNFGKKRR, via the exons ATGGAATCTAATGGTCATAGGAGGGTGAGGCGAAGGGAACATCTTGTCCGAGAAAATGGGGATACTGGTTTATCATATTCCATTGATGAACTGGATCCATGGACTGCATGGGCTTATAAACCTCGCACTATTTCATTATTATTCGTTGGTGCATGCTTTCTTAT TTGGGCAAGTGGAGCCCTTGATCCTGAGAGCAGTGAGTCTGGCGATCTTGTAACATCTGTAAAAAG GGGTGTATGGGCAATGATTGCAGTTTTTCTAGCTTATTGCTTGTTGCAGGCTCCTTCTAC GGTCCTTATTCGGCCACATCCTGCAATTTGGCGTTTAGTTCATGGGATGGCTGTTGTTTACCTTGTTGCACTCACATTTTTGCTTTTTCAG AAGCGTGATGATGCTAGGCAGTTTATGAAGTTTCTCCATCCTGACCTTGGTGTTG AGCTTCCAGAAAGATCCTATGGTGCTGATTGTCGCATATATATTCCTGAAAACCCCACAAGCAGGTTTAAGAATGTTTAT gaaacactatttgatgaatttgtagTAGCCCACATCTTTGGTTGGTGGGGCAAGGCCATTTTAATCCGCAATCAGCCACTTCTCTGGGTCCTCTCAATTGGCTTTGAGTTGATGGAG TTTACCTTCCGACACATGCTACCGAACTTTAATGAGTGCTGGTGGGACAGCATTATTCTTGATATTTTGACATGTAATTGGTTTG GTATATGGGCTGGAATGCATACTGTTAGGTACTTTGATGGGAAAACTTATGAGTGGGTTGGTATAAGTCGCCAACCTAACATTATTGGCAAA GTTAAACGAACTTTAGGACAGTTTACACCAGCACAGTGGGACAAAGATGAATGGCATCCGCTGCTTGGTCCAATGCGTTTCGTTCAAGTTCTGAGCCTTTGCATTGTGTTTTTGACAGTAGAACTTAATACATTCTTTCTGAAGTTCTGTCTGTGGATTCCTCCTAGAAACCCTGTGATTGTGTATAGGTTGATCTTGTGGTGGCTAATAGCAATACCAACAATTCGTGAGTACAACTCGTACCTCCAAGACCG GAAACCTGTGAAAAAAGTTGGAGCATTTTGTTGGCTTTCCCTTGCAATTTGCATTGTTGAGCTTCTCATTGGCATCAAGTTTGGACATG GTTTATATCCAAAGGCGATGCCACATTGGTTGGTAATATTCTGGTTGTCCATTGGAGTGACACTGGTTTCATTCATTCTGATTTGGTCATGGAAACTGCAGCGCAATTTTGGCAAAAAGAGAAGATAG